One region of Kazachstania africana CBS 2517 chromosome 3, complete genome genomic DNA includes:
- the CPP1 gene encoding cysteine-rich palmitoylated domain-containing protein CPP1 (similar to Saccharomyces cerevisiae YDL012C and YBR016W; ancestral locus Anc_3.187): MSAREYYGDTKTQYNRPSAPPPQQQGQSSKGYYQQQQQPQYYQQPSGQQQQQYYQQGAPQGQQQYYQQPYGQQQQGYGQQGYGQQQQPIYVQQQPPQRGNEDCLTACLAAMCICCTLDMLF; this comes from the exons ATGTCTGCAAGAGAATATTACGGTGATACTAAAACACAA TACAATCGTCCTAGTGCTCCTCCTCCTCAACAACAGGGCCAAAGTAGTAAAGGCTACTatcaacaacagcaacaaccACAATACTACCAACAACCTTCGGgacaacagcaacagcaataTTATCAACAGGGTGCTCCACAAGGTCAACAACAATATTATCAACAACCTTATGGTCAACAACAGCAGGGCTACGGCCAACAAGGATATGgccaacaacaacaacctATATACGTACAACAACAACCTCCTCAAAGGGGAAATGAAGACTGTTTGACCGCATGTTTGGCTGCCATGTGTATTTGTTGTACTTTAGATATGCTATTCTAA
- the KAFR0C00890 gene encoding rRNA 2'-O-methyltransferase fibrillarin family protein (similar to Saccharomyces cerevisiae NOP1 (YDL014W); ancestral locus Anc_3.185) yields MSFRPGSRGGNRGGARGGSRGGSRGGFRGGSRGGARGGSRGGARGGLRGGPRGGSRGGPRGGARGGARGGAKVVIEPHKHAGVFIARGKEDLLVTKNMAPGESVYGEKRISVEEPSKEDGVPPTKVEYRVWNPFRSKLAAGIMGGLDELFIAPGKKVLYLGAASGTSVSHVSDVVGPEGVVYAVEFSHRPGRELISMAKKRPNVIPIIEDARHPQKYRMLLGMVDCVFADVAQPDQARIIALNSHMFLKDQGGVVISIKANCIDSTVDAETVFAREVQKLREERIKPLEQLTLEPYERDHCIVIGRYMRSGLKK; encoded by the coding sequence ATGTCATTCAGACCAGGAAGTAGAGGTGGTAACCGTGGTGGTGCTAGAGGTGGCTCAAGAGGTGGTTCCAGAGGTGGTTTCAGAGGTGGTTCCCGTGGTGGTGCTAGAGGTGGCTCAAGAGGTGGTGCCCGTGGTGGCTTAAGAGGTGGTCCAAGAGGTGGTTCCAGAGGTGGTCCAAGAGGTGGTGCGCGCGGTGGTGCCAGAGGTGGGGCCAAAGTGGTTATTGAGCCACACAAGCATGCTGGTGTTTTCATTGCTAGAGGTAAAGAAGATCTTTTAGTTACTAAGAACATGGCACCAGGTGAATCTGTTTATGGTGAAAAGAGAATTTCTGTCGAAGAACCATCAAAGGAAGACGGTGTTCCACCAACTAAAGTTGAATACCGTGTTTGGAATCCATTCAGATCTAAGTTAGCTGCCGGTATTATGGGTGGTTTAGATGAATTATTCATTGCTCCAGGTAAGAAAGTTTTGTATTTAGGTGCTGCTTCTGGTACTTCCGTCTCCCACGTTTCTGATGTTGTTGGTCCAGAAGGTGTGGTCTACGCTGTTGAGTTCTCTCACAGACCAGGTAGAGAATTAATCTCTATGGCCAAGAAGAGACCAAATGTTATTCCAATCATTGAAGATGCTAGACATCCACAAAAATACAGAATGTTATTAGGTATGGTTGATTGTGTCTTTGCAGATGTTGCTCAACCAGATCAAGCCCGTATCATTGCATTAAATTCTCATATGTTCTTAAAGGATCAAGGTGGTGTCGTTATATCCATCAAGGCCAACTGTATCGATTCTACTGTTGATGCTGAAACTGTTTTCGCAAGAgaagttcaaaaattacGTGAAGAACGTATCAAACCATTAGAACAATTGACTTTAGAACCATACGAAAGAGATCATTGTATTGTTATTGGTAGATACATGAGAAGTGGgttgaaaaaatga